One stretch of Sandaracinaceae bacterium DNA includes these proteins:
- a CDS encoding fibrinogen-like YCDxxxxGGGW domain-containing protein — protein MFSGCDSGSTGHDASLDGRLPTDGAQPTCELEPCLNGGTCDDSSGTISCICAPGYEGDLCEVDIDDCADAPCQNDGTCIDEVDGFTCDCPDGWAGDTCEEEIEDCDPNPCMNGGTCDDSSGVPVCTCPAGFDGSICNVDIDECDPDPCLNGGACSDGIDSFTCACPPGYVGATCETDVDDCASAPCLNGGTCTDGVDSFTCACAGGYTGPTCSTAPSRRSCLEILNAGESTGSGTYMIDVDAGGPLAPISVYCDMVTDGGGYTYHALTGTGVSTTRRTEANSCQALGMDMVVLRSEAQYNALIAEYPVQTYFRTVPGLYGTVRANYTSCAMNSESNSACSTDWRAIDGGFWWLRNGRYSEPNGDYTVDCWLGTDGQFPHQRFNDGNCGYATGTSYICSTNDKGRGLPVTSGLAAHYSARRTLSVVRDGSDVVSAWNDLSGNGRHLSVSGSAPVYASGLINGRPALNFDGAARRMVSPAFPIASEVTVFAVVQWRTPETWGAIAHHGSRDNDWSMEQSGFDPSTVTHFQSQNDNTGNELTLTSGGNYVLAGRIAGTARTFSASDLSGTTSATGSGVSITPGSKVLYVGSSEISEDSRAYIGELVYFTRALSDAERDQVIAYLQSQWGL, from the coding sequence GTGTTCTCCGGATGTGACTCCGGGAGCACTGGCCACGATGCGTCACTGGACGGGAGGCTCCCGACGGATGGCGCCCAGCCAACCTGCGAGCTCGAGCCCTGTCTCAACGGCGGGACGTGCGACGACTCGTCAGGCACGATCTCGTGCATCTGCGCCCCCGGCTACGAGGGCGACCTCTGTGAAGTCGACATCGACGACTGCGCAGACGCGCCCTGCCAGAACGACGGCACCTGCATCGACGAGGTCGACGGCTTCACGTGTGACTGCCCGGACGGTTGGGCTGGCGACACGTGTGAAGAAGAGATCGAGGACTGCGACCCCAACCCGTGCATGAACGGCGGGACCTGTGACGACTCCTCGGGCGTTCCGGTCTGTACCTGCCCGGCGGGATTCGATGGGAGCATCTGCAACGTCGACATCGACGAGTGCGACCCCGACCCGTGCCTGAACGGCGGCGCCTGCTCCGACGGCATCGACTCGTTCACCTGCGCTTGCCCGCCCGGCTATGTCGGCGCCACCTGCGAGACCGACGTCGATGACTGCGCCTCGGCCCCCTGCCTGAACGGCGGCACGTGCACCGACGGCGTCGACTCGTTCACCTGCGCCTGCGCGGGTGGCTACACCGGGCCGACCTGCTCCACCGCGCCTTCGCGTCGGAGCTGCCTCGAGATCCTGAACGCCGGTGAGTCGACCGGGAGCGGCACCTACATGATCGATGTCGACGCGGGCGGTCCGCTGGCGCCGATCAGCGTGTACTGCGACATGGTGACCGACGGCGGCGGATACACCTACCACGCGCTCACGGGCACCGGCGTCAGCACGACCCGGCGCACCGAGGCGAACAGCTGCCAGGCCCTGGGGATGGACATGGTCGTCCTCCGCAGCGAGGCGCAGTACAACGCGCTCATCGCGGAGTACCCGGTCCAGACGTACTTCAGGACCGTGCCCGGCCTCTACGGGACCGTCCGCGCCAACTACACGAGCTGCGCGATGAACTCGGAGTCGAACTCCGCCTGCTCCACCGACTGGCGAGCGATCGACGGCGGCTTCTGGTGGCTTCGGAACGGGCGGTACTCGGAGCCCAACGGCGACTACACGGTGGACTGCTGGCTCGGGACGGACGGCCAGTTCCCTCACCAGCGCTTCAACGACGGCAACTGCGGCTACGCGACGGGCACCTCGTACATCTGCTCGACGAACGACAAGGGTCGTGGCCTCCCCGTGACCTCGGGGCTCGCCGCCCACTACTCGGCGCGGCGCACGCTCTCGGTCGTCCGTGACGGCTCGGACGTGGTGAGCGCCTGGAACGACCTGAGCGGCAACGGGCGTCACCTGAGCGTATCGGGCTCGGCGCCTGTCTACGCCTCCGGTCTCATCAACGGACGCCCGGCGCTGAACTTCGATGGCGCCGCCCGTCGAATGGTGAGCCCGGCCTTCCCCATCGCGAGCGAGGTCACCGTCTTCGCCGTCGTCCAGTGGCGCACGCCGGAGACATGGGGGGCCATCGCCCACCATGGAAGCCGGGACAACGACTGGTCGATGGAGCAGTCGGGCTTCGACCCGTCCACGGTCACCCACTTCCAGTCACAGAACGACAACACCGGCAACGAGCTCACGCTCACCAGCGGGGGCAACTACGTGCTCGCCGGTCGCATCGCCGGCACGGCGCGGACCTTCTCCGCCAGCGACCTGTCGGGAACGACCTCGGCGACTGGCAGCGGCGTGAGCATCACACCCGGAAGCAAGGTCCTCTACGTGGGTAGCTCGGAGATCTCCGAGGATTCTCGCGCTTACATCGGGGAGCTCGTGTACTTCACCCGCGCCCTCTCGGACGCCGAGCGAGATCAGGTGATCGCGTACCTCCAAAGCCAGTGGGGGCTCTGA